From Halobacillus sp. Marseille-Q1614, the proteins below share one genomic window:
- a CDS encoding argininosuccinate synthase, giving the protein MAKPKVVLAYSGGLDTSISVKWIQEKYGYDVIALGLDVGEGKDLEAIRQKALDVGAIKAIMVDAKEMLANEYLMPALKANALYEGKYPLSSALSRPLISKLLVEVAEQEGAVAVAHGCTGKGNDQVRFEVSIQALNPDLEIIAPVREWGMTRDEQIKYAEEKGIPVPVNLDNPFSIDANIWGRACEAGVLEDPWMEAPEAAYAWTNPIEKTPDTPDTIEIDFKEGVPVAIDGQPMDIVPLIEKLNDLGGLHGVGRIDHTENRLVGIKSREVYENPAAMILINAHKELEFLTLTREVSQYKVNVEQQMAKMIYDGLWYSPLQPALQAFIEETQNVVTGTVKVKLFKGHYNVTGKKSPVSLYNEELSTYSKDDAFDHNAAVGFIKLWGLPTKVNADVHKKPKVIEAKKVPVSMNE; this is encoded by the coding sequence ATGGCGAAACCTAAAGTAGTATTAGCATATTCAGGCGGATTGGACACATCTATTTCAGTAAAGTGGATTCAGGAAAAGTATGGTTATGATGTCATTGCACTAGGATTAGATGTGGGCGAAGGAAAAGATTTGGAAGCTATTCGCCAAAAAGCACTGGATGTTGGTGCTATTAAGGCGATCATGGTAGATGCAAAGGAAATGCTTGCAAATGAATATCTAATGCCTGCATTAAAAGCAAATGCATTATATGAAGGGAAGTATCCATTATCTTCAGCACTTTCCCGTCCGCTTATTTCTAAGCTGCTCGTTGAGGTAGCTGAGCAGGAAGGGGCTGTAGCGGTTGCTCATGGCTGTACAGGGAAAGGAAATGACCAGGTAAGATTCGAAGTTTCCATTCAGGCCTTAAATCCTGATTTAGAAATCATTGCTCCCGTAAGAGAATGGGGCATGACCCGTGATGAGCAAATTAAATATGCCGAAGAAAAAGGAATCCCGGTTCCTGTTAATCTGGATAATCCATTTTCAATTGATGCCAACATCTGGGGGCGTGCCTGTGAAGCAGGAGTACTTGAAGATCCTTGGATGGAAGCTCCAGAAGCTGCCTATGCTTGGACGAATCCGATCGAAAAAACTCCGGATACACCTGATACGATTGAAATTGATTTTAAAGAAGGGGTGCCTGTTGCTATAGACGGCCAGCCGATGGATATCGTCCCGCTGATTGAGAAGCTGAACGATCTTGGCGGCCTGCATGGAGTAGGTCGTATCGATCACACAGAAAACCGTCTTGTCGGTATTAAATCAAGAGAGGTTTATGAAAATCCGGCAGCAATGATTTTAATTAATGCTCATAAAGAACTTGAGTTCCTGACGTTAACGAGAGAAGTTTCCCAATATAAAGTGAATGTAGAACAGCAAATGGCGAAAATGATTTATGACGGCCTTTGGTATTCACCGCTTCAGCCGGCGCTGCAGGCATTTATCGAAGAGACTCAAAATGTTGTAACAGGAACGGTTAAAGTGAAGCTGTTTAAAGGACATTACAATGTAACAGGTAAAAAATCACCTGTCAGCCTTTATAATGAAGAGCTTTCCACTTATTCCAAGGATGACGCATTTGATCATAATGCAGCTGTAGGATTCATCAAGCTTTGGGGTCTGCCGACAAAAGTGAATGCGGATGTGCATAAGAAGCCAAAAGTAATCGAAGCGAAGAAAGTGCCGGTGAGTATGAATGAGTAA
- a CDS encoding PTS sugar transporter subunit IIA, protein MTTNILTAKNVKLNASFSEKEEAIRYVGAVLKDQGYVKEDYIDEMLKREELTSTFMGNFVAIPHGTEDAKKSVLETGIAVVTVPDGVDFGDGNIVKLMIGIAGKGDDHLEVLSQIAIVCSEEENIDKILSAQTEEEVLAIFSEVN, encoded by the coding sequence ATGACAACAAATATTTTGACAGCAAAAAATGTAAAGCTAAATGCCAGCTTCAGTGAGAAGGAAGAAGCGATCCGCTATGTTGGTGCTGTGTTAAAAGACCAGGGATATGTAAAAGAAGACTATATCGATGAAATGCTTAAGCGTGAAGAGCTTACGTCCACTTTTATGGGGAATTTCGTCGCGATCCCGCACGGTACAGAAGATGCTAAAAAATCTGTTCTGGAAACAGGAATTGCTGTAGTGACTGTGCCGGACGGCGTTGATTTCGGTGACGGCAACATCGTTAAGCTCATGATTGGAATCGCAGGTAAAGGAGACGACCATTTAGAAGTCCTATCCCAAATTGCAATCGTATGCTCTGAAGAAGAGAATATCGATAAAATCCTTTCTGCACAGACAGAAGAAGAAGTCCTTGCCATCTTCAGTGAGGTGAACTAA
- a CDS encoding BglG family transcription antiterminator: MYMTARERKIIDQLLEADHSVTVKEIAAQLDVSKRTIHRDLKGVEDIFSSYQLHLEKKAGSGLEVLGSDEKKKQLQEEISQQTPSDYTPEERHVIILSRLLEAKDPIKLMSLANELGVTVATVSNDLDKIEEDLFGFHLTLLRKRGYGVEIQGEESKIREAIGFLIMRHMDELDFINILRENLGNSSARTVDSVSDQLLGLVDKEKLMLIERSVDEIRASLTYDLADSAYIGLVIHLALAIERIQQGEIIEIDENYLSELRETKEFSLASRLIRQLEATFQLKIPEAEMGYITMHLMGAKVRYNQDSFLESTSLSVAFKAKQLIDFVSKEIGVNLHASSHLLNDLVVHLKPSIYRIEQKMDIQNPLMDQIESDYKELFRIVENAAAHVFPEFHFPKEETAYLVMHFASALLNDEKIQGVRVLVVCSSGIGTAKILAAKLNQEFKEIEKVEHVSLFDLNDMDRYEFDLVVSTVGLLDFKDYIQVSPMLPSGDVQKIEHAIRRLKVTKQTRIKNESFPEMPAEDETVKTIQASVQSVQRYATAVHQLLDSLSITQGQETASDEAVNQAVSRLRSSGIAKDASLVKKALTEREKLGGLGIPGTGLALYHTRTDEIKQPSFTVHILEDPIKIMGMDQQETEMTTMLLMLAPKDFHQEGLELLSFLSSLIVEDSNAIETLESKDKDKILHYLSNQLHHFLRKKLNTKGD; the protein is encoded by the coding sequence ATGTATATGACAGCAAGAGAACGTAAAATCATCGATCAGCTGCTCGAGGCGGACCATAGTGTAACGGTCAAGGAGATTGCCGCTCAACTTGATGTGAGTAAGAGAACGATTCATCGGGATTTAAAAGGTGTAGAGGACATTTTTTCTTCTTATCAACTTCATCTTGAAAAGAAGGCAGGAAGCGGTCTTGAAGTTCTAGGTTCAGATGAAAAGAAAAAGCAGCTTCAGGAAGAGATTAGTCAGCAGACACCTTCGGATTATACGCCTGAAGAAAGACATGTCATTATTCTCTCTCGACTGCTTGAAGCCAAGGATCCGATCAAGCTGATGTCTCTCGCCAATGAACTTGGAGTTACGGTAGCAACCGTAAGTAATGATCTGGATAAAATCGAAGAAGACTTATTCGGCTTCCACCTTACTCTTCTTCGAAAACGCGGATACGGGGTTGAAATCCAAGGAGAAGAAAGCAAGATTCGTGAAGCTATCGGATTTCTGATCATGCGTCATATGGATGAGCTGGATTTTATTAATATCTTAAGGGAAAACTTAGGGAATTCTTCGGCACGAACCGTGGATAGTGTGTCTGACCAGCTGCTGGGGCTGGTGGATAAAGAAAAACTGATGCTGATTGAACGAAGTGTTGACGAAATACGTGCATCTTTGACGTATGACTTAGCAGACAGTGCATACATTGGCCTGGTCATTCACCTCGCTTTGGCTATCGAGAGAATTCAGCAAGGGGAAATCATTGAAATCGATGAGAACTATTTATCGGAGTTAAGGGAAACGAAGGAGTTTTCACTTGCCAGTCGTTTAATCAGACAGCTGGAAGCAACCTTTCAACTGAAGATCCCCGAGGCGGAAATGGGCTATATTACGATGCACCTGATGGGGGCAAAGGTTCGCTATAACCAGGACTCCTTCTTAGAATCAACGAGTCTCAGCGTAGCCTTTAAAGCCAAGCAGCTGATCGATTTTGTTTCAAAAGAAATTGGGGTAAACTTACATGCCTCGTCGCATTTATTGAACGACTTAGTCGTTCATTTAAAACCGAGCATCTATCGCATTGAGCAGAAGATGGATATTCAAAACCCTTTAATGGATCAGATCGAATCTGATTACAAAGAGCTGTTTCGAATAGTAGAGAACGCCGCGGCTCACGTTTTCCCTGAATTTCATTTTCCAAAAGAAGAGACCGCATACCTCGTCATGCACTTTGCGTCAGCGCTGTTAAATGATGAAAAGATTCAAGGGGTGCGCGTATTGGTTGTCTGTTCGAGCGGAATTGGAACAGCAAAGATTCTTGCCGCTAAACTAAACCAGGAATTCAAGGAAATCGAAAAGGTTGAGCACGTATCCCTGTTTGATTTAAATGATATGGACCGCTACGAATTTGATTTAGTCGTCTCGACCGTCGGGCTTTTAGACTTTAAAGATTATATCCAGGTCAGTCCAATGCTTCCTTCAGGGGATGTGCAAAAGATTGAACACGCGATTCGCCGCCTTAAAGTGACGAAGCAGACGCGTATCAAAAATGAAAGCTTTCCTGAGATGCCTGCTGAAGATGAGACGGTCAAAACCATTCAAGCCTCAGTGCAGTCGGTTCAGCGCTATGCGACGGCCGTTCACCAGCTGCTGGACTCCTTATCTATTACACAAGGACAGGAAACTGCGAGTGATGAAGCAGTTAATCAAGCTGTTTCCAGACTTCGAAGCAGTGGAATTGCAAAAGATGCAAGCCTCGTAAAAAAAGCGCTCACAGAACGTGAAAAGCTCGGAGGCCTCGGCATTCCAGGGACAGGACTTGCGTTGTATCATACACGCACAGATGAAATAAAGCAGCCATCATTTACGGTTCACATTTTAGAAGATCCAATTAAAATTATGGGAATGGATCAGCAGGAAACTGAGATGACAACCATGCTGTTAATGCTCGCGCCAAAAGATTTTCATCAGGAAGGTCTTGAATTACTCAGTTTCCTCAGCTCATTAATTGTAGAAGATTCAAATGCCATAGAAACTTTAGAATCAAAAGATAAGGATAAGATTCTCCATTACTTATCCAATCAGCTTCATCATTTTCTTAGAAAAAAATTAAACACAAAGGGAGATTGA
- a CDS encoding metallophosphoesterase has protein sequence MTKIAVISDIHGNETALQEVLNDVHSRGIKRIFCLGDLIGKGPQGSECIQLIRQNCEKVIRGNWDVFIQNPSPNSFIQWFQDRLTEDDFLYLNSLPFHIDLELNGKLLRFFHASPRSEFERILPHHSLEKRLSMFENSPHTGDTAQPDAVFYGDIHTTLLQTYNQGILCNVGSVGNSLDLTSASYAIVDAEQPNIAIQFIRVPYDRRAELEISRKAGLPELEKYEQEIISAKYRNA, from the coding sequence TTGACTAAAATTGCTGTGATCTCAGATATCCATGGAAACGAAACAGCACTTCAGGAAGTGCTCAATGATGTCCATTCCCGCGGGATAAAGCGAATTTTCTGTTTAGGAGATTTAATTGGGAAAGGACCTCAAGGTTCAGAGTGCATTCAGCTGATACGACAGAACTGCGAGAAAGTCATTCGGGGCAACTGGGATGTTTTTATCCAAAATCCTTCGCCCAATTCATTTATCCAATGGTTTCAGGACCGTTTAACCGAGGATGATTTCTTATATCTGAACTCATTGCCGTTTCACATTGATCTAGAGTTGAACGGCAAGCTGCTTCGATTTTTTCATGCGTCCCCAAGAAGTGAATTTGAACGAATCCTGCCCCATCATTCATTGGAAAAAAGGTTATCAATGTTTGAAAACAGTCCGCATACAGGGGATACAGCTCAGCCTGATGCTGTTTTTTATGGCGATATACATACAACCCTTCTGCAGACCTATAATCAGGGGATTTTATGTAACGTAGGAAGTGTCGGAAATTCTCTCGATTTGACGTCAGCCTCTTACGCTATTGTGGACGCTGAACAGCCAAATATCGCTATCCAATTTATACGTGTCCCTTACGACCGAAGAGCAGAGCTGGAAATATCACGTAAAGCGGGCCTGCCGGAATTAGAGAAATATGAACAGGAAATTATAAGTGCAAAGTACCGAAATGCATAG
- a CDS encoding mannitol-1-phosphate 5-dehydrogenase, whose translation MLAVHFGAGNIGRGFIGTLLDQAGYETIFVDVNDQIINALNDKQAYEVILAGGGQTIQVKNVSGLNSMTQEVQVIEAIEKADLITTAIGPHILPKIAPLLAKALKKRFKTNEAPINVIACENMIGGSSLLKKHVEELMSETEELNRLAGFPNAGVDRIVPIQNHDDPLTVEVEPFYEWVVETSEIKGEPPAIEGVTYVEDLTPFIERKLFTVNTGHAAAAYIGRKYGYETIQQAMQDEKVVEKVRGALQETGAVLAAKYNFNKEEHQAYITKILDRFTNPSMTDEVTRVGRGPIRKLGSQDRLIRPALDYLEWIGEAPVYLPEVIAAALAFDDSNDEEARELQNRINENGAIETLKEVSQLADEHLLVQLVEKHIES comes from the coding sequence ATGCTTGCTGTTCACTTTGGAGCAGGAAACATCGGCCGCGGTTTTATCGGTACTTTATTAGACCAGGCAGGCTATGAAACCATTTTTGTTGATGTGAATGATCAAATAATTAATGCCCTAAACGATAAGCAGGCGTACGAAGTCATCCTTGCGGGTGGAGGACAGACTATCCAGGTGAAGAACGTTTCCGGGCTTAACAGCATGACACAGGAAGTTCAGGTTATAGAAGCTATTGAAAAAGCAGACCTTATAACAACAGCTATCGGTCCGCACATTCTGCCGAAAATTGCCCCGCTTCTTGCGAAGGCGTTGAAAAAACGCTTTAAAACAAATGAAGCTCCTATTAATGTTATTGCCTGTGAAAATATGATAGGCGGAAGCTCCCTATTGAAAAAGCATGTAGAAGAGCTGATGTCCGAAACAGAAGAGCTGAACCGGCTGGCAGGTTTTCCAAATGCCGGAGTAGACCGTATCGTGCCGATTCAGAATCATGACGATCCACTGACTGTGGAAGTCGAACCTTTTTATGAATGGGTAGTGGAAACTTCTGAAATCAAAGGGGAACCTCCTGCTATTGAAGGTGTTACCTATGTTGAGGACTTGACTCCTTTTATTGAGAGAAAGCTGTTTACCGTTAATACAGGCCACGCCGCTGCAGCGTATATCGGCCGAAAGTATGGCTATGAGACGATTCAGCAGGCAATGCAGGATGAGAAAGTCGTAGAGAAAGTACGCGGGGCCCTTCAGGAAACGGGAGCAGTACTCGCCGCGAAATATAACTTTAACAAAGAGGAGCACCAGGCTTACATCACAAAGATCCTGGATCGTTTCACTAACCCGAGTATGACAGATGAAGTTACTCGTGTCGGAAGAGGACCGATTCGCAAGCTTGGCTCACAGGACCGTTTAATCCGCCCGGCTTTGGACTATCTGGAATGGATTGGAGAAGCCCCTGTCTATCTTCCGGAAGTAATCGCAGCTGCACTGGCGTTTGATGACTCAAACGATGAAGAAGCGCGTGAATTACAGAATCGAATTAATGAAAATGGAGCTATTGAGACATTAAAAGAAGTTTCTCAATTAGCCGATGAACATCTGCTTGTACAATTAGTGGAAAAGCATATTGAAAGTTAA
- the argH gene encoding argininosuccinate lyase has protein sequence MSKLWGGRFTKPTDKLVEEYTSSIGFDVKLALQDIQGSLAHVDMLGKCGIIKEEEADQITEGLQIIEKKIEQGDVEFSVAHEDIHMNIEKMLIDEIGPVGGKLHTGRSRNDQVATDMHLYLKEKTNHLIQLVEAVQKSLTDQAEQHVDTIIPGYTHLQRAQPVSFAHHLLAYFWMFERDKERLKDSLKRIDWSPLGAAALAGTPYPVDRKLAAETLGFENVYPNSLDAVSDRDFILEFLSISSILITHISRLSEELILWSSQEFDFVELDDAFCTGSSIMPQKKNPDVPELLRGKTGRIYGNLMGLLTLLKGLPLAYNKDMQEDKEGMFDTVETLDGALSLLAPMLASMEVKSENMRQAVNEDYSNATDIADYLAVKGLPFRDAHAVIGQVVLYAIQQGKYLLDLTLEEYQQFSELFEEDIYEKLAPDHVVAARASEGGTGFEQVREQLSLAKEHLS, from the coding sequence ATGAGTAAGCTTTGGGGCGGAAGATTTACAAAACCAACTGATAAGCTGGTCGAGGAGTATACCTCTTCGATCGGCTTTGACGTTAAATTGGCTTTACAAGATATTCAGGGCAGCTTAGCCCATGTCGATATGCTTGGCAAATGCGGCATCATTAAAGAAGAAGAAGCCGATCAAATCACAGAAGGGCTGCAAATTATTGAGAAAAAAATTGAACAGGGCGATGTAGAATTTTCTGTTGCGCACGAAGACATTCATATGAACATCGAAAAAATGCTTATTGATGAAATAGGCCCTGTAGGAGGTAAGCTTCATACCGGAAGAAGCCGTAACGATCAGGTAGCTACAGACATGCATCTTTATTTAAAGGAAAAAACGAATCACTTAATTCAGCTTGTGGAAGCTGTCCAAAAATCACTGACAGACCAGGCTGAGCAGCATGTGGACACGATTATTCCCGGCTATACCCATCTTCAGCGCGCACAGCCGGTTTCTTTTGCTCACCATCTATTGGCTTACTTCTGGATGTTTGAGCGGGATAAAGAACGCCTTAAAGACAGTTTAAAGCGGATTGACTGGTCACCTTTAGGGGCTGCAGCGCTTGCCGGCACGCCTTATCCTGTCGACAGAAAGCTGGCAGCTGAGACGCTTGGATTTGAGAACGTTTATCCAAACTCATTGGACGCTGTCAGCGACCGCGATTTTATTCTTGAATTCTTGTCGATCTCATCCATTTTAATTACTCATATTTCAAGATTATCTGAAGAGCTGATTCTGTGGAGCAGCCAGGAGTTTGATTTTGTCGAACTCGACGATGCTTTCTGCACGGGTTCAAGCATTATGCCGCAGAAGAAAAATCCTGATGTTCCCGAACTGCTGCGCGGAAAGACGGGTCGTATCTACGGGAACCTAATGGGACTGCTGACACTGCTTAAAGGCCTTCCGCTTGCCTACAATAAAGATATGCAGGAGGACAAGGAGGGCATGTTCGATACGGTTGAGACGCTAGATGGGGCTCTTTCTTTATTAGCTCCGATGCTTGCTTCTATGGAAGTGAAAAGTGAGAATATGCGTCAGGCAGTTAATGAAGATTACTCCAATGCGACCGATATTGCCGATTATTTAGCAGTGAAAGGGCTGCCTTTCCGCGATGCGCATGCGGTGATCGGCCAGGTTGTGTTATATGCAATCCAGCAGGGGAAGTATCTGCTTGATTTAACCTTAGAAGAGTATCAGCAGTTCTCCGAGCTTTTTGAAGAGGATATTTATGAAAAATTAGCCCCGGATCATGTGGTGGCTGCTCGGGCGAGCGAAGGCGGGACTGGTTTTGAACAGGTGAGAGAACAGCTTTCTCTTGCTAAGGAGCATCTTTCTTAA
- a CDS encoding MDR family MFS transporter produces the protein MPQNYNKILIAALLIAGSFITILNQTLMITAIPPIMEEMNISANTGQWLTTVFMLVNGIMIPVSAFLIERFTTRQLFITAMGIFAFGTVVGGIAPNFEILLAGRVIQSAGAGVMLPLMQTVFLLIFPVEKRGAAMGYIGLVISFAPAIGPAMSGWVTANYSWRFLFWFIFPLAIIMIVVAYYILRNVTELKNPKVDPISIILSSLGFGSLLYGFTSAGNNGWDSMITIGVLIFAAITLVIFIIRQLRMEHPMLEFRVFKLGTFTITTIIGMVGFMGLIGAETLIPLYMQNMRDFTALESGIVLLPGALISGFMSPITGRIFDRIGARLLSIVGLTIMTAASLGFAFLSTDTSIMFLTIMYAIRMFGFAMVMMPVTTAGLNQLPPKLIPHGAAMSNTMRQIAASVGTAILVTVMTTTAQTADQSASIPNPEIHGVNVAFLVVTALSFMALVLSIFVKRTYPPTDEEWDESQLEKQEQKEALKRNG, from the coding sequence ATGCCACAAAATTATAATAAGATTTTAATTGCTGCACTGCTGATTGCTGGATCGTTTATTACCATTTTAAACCAAACGCTCATGATTACGGCCATCCCTCCTATTATGGAGGAAATGAATATATCGGCTAACACCGGACAGTGGCTGACGACGGTGTTTATGCTCGTTAACGGTATTATGATTCCGGTCAGTGCTTTCTTGATCGAACGCTTTACGACGAGACAGCTTTTTATTACGGCGATGGGTATTTTTGCCTTTGGTACAGTGGTAGGAGGGATTGCTCCTAACTTTGAGATTCTTCTGGCCGGAAGAGTTATTCAGTCGGCAGGAGCAGGCGTCATGCTTCCTTTAATGCAGACCGTTTTCCTGCTCATTTTCCCTGTAGAAAAACGCGGCGCAGCCATGGGGTATATCGGCCTTGTTATTTCTTTTGCCCCTGCAATCGGTCCTGCTATGTCAGGGTGGGTAACAGCCAACTACAGCTGGCGGTTTCTATTTTGGTTTATCTTCCCTCTGGCTATCATTATGATTGTTGTCGCTTACTATATATTAAGAAATGTAACGGAACTTAAAAATCCTAAAGTGGATCCGATCTCCATTATTCTTTCTTCTCTCGGATTTGGAAGTCTGCTTTATGGATTTACCAGTGCCGGTAATAACGGATGGGACAGCATGATAACGATCGGTGTACTTATTTTTGCAGCCATCACTCTCGTTATTTTCATTATTCGCCAGCTTCGGATGGAACATCCTATGCTCGAGTTCAGAGTATTTAAGCTTGGTACCTTTACGATTACCACTATTATTGGAATGGTAGGGTTTATGGGATTAATCGGAGCAGAAACCTTGATCCCGCTATACATGCAGAATATGAGAGATTTTACTGCCTTAGAGTCAGGAATTGTTTTACTGCCGGGGGCATTGATCTCCGGTTTTATGTCTCCGATTACAGGCAGGATTTTTGATCGAATCGGTGCAAGGCTTCTCTCGATCGTTGGTTTAACGATTATGACGGCCGCTTCTTTAGGGTTTGCCTTTCTATCAACCGATACTTCGATTATGTTTCTTACCATTATGTATGCAATTCGAATGTTTGGATTTGCCATGGTCATGATGCCTGTGACGACAGCGGGACTTAATCAGCTGCCGCCGAAATTAATTCCGCACGGAGCGGCCATGAGCAATACAATGCGTCAAATTGCGGCTTCCGTTGGAACGGCTATCCTAGTTACTGTGATGACGACGACAGCCCAGACAGCTGATCAGAGCGCCTCTATTCCTAACCCTGAAATTCACGGCGTCAATGTCGCATTTTTAGTTGTAACTGCTCTTTCATTTATGGCGTTAGTCTTATCAATTTTTGTAAAAAGGACCTATCCGCCTACGGATGAAGAATGGGATGAATCACAGCTTGAAAAGCAGGAACAAAAAGAAGCACTTAAGAGGAATGGCTGA
- a CDS encoding DUF692 family multinuclear iron-containing protein, with protein sequence MKFAINYSPEAKKLVDDQQIEVDLFKCPDFDRKLIEDAKNSRPPYIHFDLNAGANSLSSVNWKMVDELLKDTSTPYINLHLVAYSSHFPNLAIDTFKEDELDQIIEPILLDINRMAKKYGEDRIILENVVYRDEKSDMQRAIIDPRVISRIVEETGCGLLLDIAHAQMTCFYTGEDVYQYLSKFPVNHLKELHITGIQKKEGKYRDSMPMSEKDWKLAAWVLENIKKGLWQEPWAASFEYGGVGPIFEWRTNSDVIKEQTPRLYQLVKG encoded by the coding sequence ATGAAGTTTGCTATTAACTATTCTCCAGAAGCAAAAAAGCTGGTAGATGACCAGCAAATTGAAGTTGATCTTTTTAAATGTCCCGATTTTGACAGGAAGCTTATTGAAGATGCAAAAAATTCAAGGCCTCCTTACATCCATTTTGATTTAAACGCCGGCGCCAATTCTCTTTCGTCTGTTAACTGGAAAATGGTTGATGAGCTTTTAAAAGATACATCAACGCCCTATATCAATTTACATCTCGTTGCCTATTCCAGTCACTTTCCTAACTTGGCGATTGATACTTTTAAAGAAGATGAGTTAGATCAGATTATTGAACCGATCCTTCTGGACATTAATAGGATGGCCAAGAAGTATGGGGAAGATCGGATCATTTTAGAAAATGTCGTCTACCGGGATGAAAAAAGTGATATGCAGCGTGCGATTATTGACCCTCGGGTGATTTCGCGCATTGTCGAAGAAACCGGGTGCGGGCTGCTGCTTGATATTGCCCATGCACAAATGACCTGTTTCTATACGGGAGAAGATGTGTATCAATATTTGAGTAAATTCCCGGTAAACCACCTGAAAGAACTTCATATAACCGGGATTCAGAAAAAAGAAGGGAAGTACCGGGACAGTATGCCGATGAGCGAAAAAGACTGGAAGTTGGCAGCATGGGTTCTTGAGAATATTAAAAAAGGATTATGGCAGGAGCCATGGGCGGCTTCTTTTGAGTATGGAGGAGTGGGTCCGATTTTTGAGTGGCGGACAAATTCAGATGTGATAAAAGAGCAGACACCAAGGCTCTATCAATTAGTAAAAGGCTGA
- a CDS encoding four-helix bundle copper-binding protein, protein MPHLEYQSTIEKLHECMEACNHCYNACLQEEDVKMMAGCIRTDRECADICGFFEQALTRGTPFVSELAEACAKICEACGEECNKHDHDHCKKCAEACFACAEECRKLVS, encoded by the coding sequence ATGCCACACTTAGAGTATCAATCCACCATTGAAAAATTACATGAATGTATGGAGGCCTGCAACCATTGTTATAATGCCTGCCTTCAGGAGGAAGATGTGAAAATGATGGCAGGGTGTATTCGTACCGACCGCGAATGTGCCGATATTTGCGGATTCTTCGAACAGGCGCTTACAAGAGGGACTCCTTTTGTCTCAGAATTAGCAGAAGCCTGTGCGAAAATCTGTGAAGCTTGCGGAGAAGAGTGTAATAAGCATGATCACGATCACTGCAAGAAATGCGCCGAAGCATGCTTTGCTTGTGCAGAGGAATGCAGAAAGCTTGTTTCATAA